The genomic segment TTCGACCGAGGACGGAGAAGCTCTGATCGCGGCTGTAGCGGGTAAACCCGACCAGCATCGTCGGCAGGCTCACGGCGAGGGACAGGCTTCCGGCGAGCTTGATGTCGGCCCCGAACAGCAGCACCAGGGTCGGGATGAGCAGTTCGCCCCCTGGCACGCCGAGCAGGGAAGCGACGATGCCGATCACAAATCCGGCGGCGACGCCAGCGACGAGTTGCGCCGTCCCGGCAAGGAGAGGTTGGCCTGCGCTCGCGTCATGGCCGAACACCAGCACTCCCGCGATGGCGAGCAGGAGCACCGCGATCACCTTGTAGAGGGTCTCCGATTTCAGACGGGTTGCCCATCCGGCGCCGACCAAAGCCCCGAGAAGGCTCCCGGCCAGCAGGTTGAGCACGATGGGCCAATGGGCCGTGATCAACCCGAAGGGCACCGTTCCCGCCCGAAACGGCAGGGCGGCGGCCACCACGACGAGGCTCGTGGCCTTGTTCAGGATCACTGCTTCCAGTGCCGCGAAGCGAAACATCCCGATGAGCAAGGGCAGACGGAACTCGGCCCCGCCAAGACCGATCAGGCCGCCCAGGGCACCGATGGTGGCACCAGCGCCGAAGGCCAGCGGGAGATTGCGTGGAGCATGGATTGCATCCTTGGGCATGTACCAGAGCTACGCGATTATGATCCTGAAAGCAGCCGTTTCCTTGATCGTGAGCACGTCCAGGGAAAACAGGTTACCGGAAAACCAGCACCGGAACCCTGCACCGGCACACCACGGCCGCGATCGACCAGTGTGCGGTGCTCAGGGCTGCACGCCCCGGGTGTCCAGGTACTGTTCCAGCCTGGCCGGGCTGGCGTCCGGATCGGCCAGGCCGATATGGCCATCCGGCCGCACCAGGTACACGGCGCCCTGTTTGAGACCCGCGCGGGCTGTCATCGCTTGCCAAGGGAACACGTGCAGCGCCAATCCCCTTCGGGCGCAGGCCTCCGCGATCCCGGCGCCGCACTCACCATAGACGTGAACCTGCCATTTGAGTGTTCTCAGCGGCGCGAAATTATCGTCTTCCTCGCCCGCGCTGCTGGCCGTCGTGACCCAAGGCAGGCGGTCGCCGCCCCTGACGCTCCCGGCGCTGCCATCGCTCAAGCGGCTGCCGCGATAATTCACCCCGATCTGCGTGATCGTGCTCTCGCAAAGCAGTTGCAGCGAGTCATGAGCAGCATTCGACCTTGAATGGGAGCTCAACCGGGGCACCTATCTTGTCCAGGAGAAACATCTTTCCACGGAGAGCCCGATGCAACCGTATGAGCAAAACCAAACCGCCTATGGCACCGGCTTTGCCCGGACGGCAGCTCAGGTCGACCAGGGCCTGCGCGCCTTTATGCTCGGCGTCTACAACAACATGGTCCTGGGTCTGGCCATCTCGGCCCTGGTCGCGCTCGGCATCAACATGCTGGCCACGACGAGCGACCCGTCCCAGGCCGTCGCCCGCATAGGCGGCGTGAACCTGACCCAGTTCGGCGCGACGCTGTACGGCTCGCCGCTGATGTGGGTCGTGGCGCTGGCGCCGCTGGCCTTCATCTTCTTCTTCTCGTTCCGGATGGACCGGATGTCGGCGGCTGCGGCCCGCGGCACCTTCTTCGCCTTCGCGGCGGTGATGGGTGCTTCGCTCTCGACGCTGCTCATCCGCTACACCGGCGCGAGCGTCGTGCAGGTGTTCTTCATCACGGCGGCGGCCTTCGGCTCGCTGTCGCTCTGGGGCTACACCACGAACCGCAGCCTATCCGGCATGGGCTCGTTCCTGATCATGGGTCTCGTCGGCCTGATCCTGGCCTCGATCGTCAACATCTTCGTGGCATCGAGCATGCTGCAGTTCGGCATTTCCGTGATCGGCGTGCTGATCTTCGCAGGCCTGACGGCCTACGACACGCAGAAGCTGAAGGAGATGTACCTCTACGGCAATTTCGACTCCGAGACTGCCGCGAAGGCCTCCGTGTTCGGCGCCCTGACGCTGTATCTTGACTTCATCAACATGTTCCAGTTCCTCCTCGCGCTCGTGGGCAACCGCAGAGCGTAAGGACAAGCGGACCGAGTGATCGCGAAGCCCCGGCCGAAAGCCGGGGCTTTTCTTTTGTCCGTTGCCCCGGGATGCTTTTATGCCTGCCACGCACGGGAGAACGGAGCCCGCTGCGCCTGAACACCCTCAGGTGGGTGGGACAGTGCCAGCTCTGACAGCCTCTTTGCTATCCACCTCAACCAGCTGGCGTCAGACGCAGGATCCCGCCCCTCGCCTGGTCCGTCAGCACGTACACCGCACCATCCGGACCTTGCCGCACGTCCCGGACTCGCTGGCCTAAGGCTATGCGCTCCGCTCCCGTGACCTGCTGCCCCTGCACTGTCAGCCGAACCACGCCGCGGGCCACCGAACGTCCCCGCGCCACGGCGGTTCCGCTGCCGCCGGAGCCGGGCTCGGCATAGGCGAGATAGACCCAGCGGCTGGAGGCGAAGTCCGGGGCGAGTGCCACATCGAGCAGCCCACCCTGCCCTCGCGCGAACACACGTGAGACCCCAGCCAGCGGTGCGGATACGCCCCCATCCCGGGACACCAGCCGCAGCCGACCAGGACGCTCGGTGACCAGCATTTGTCCATCGGGCAGGAAGGCGAGACCCCACGGATGAACGAGACCGCGCGCGATTGTCTCAACCCTGACTTGGCCTGAGGGAGCCCGCACAATCCGATCCTGTGCTCTCAAAGGAGGTGGCGCATGACGCTTACTTAGCCAAAGGATCCGGACGGAGCTGGAAGTGGACAGCGATCGGCTTGCTGCCCTTGCCGCCCTCCCGCAGCCAGGGCGTCCGGTCGCCGCTGGTGGTCCACAGGCCGCGACCCTTCCAGCCGGCCTTCGGGTCATCGATGCGCCCGTCAAAGCCCTTGGCGTAGAAGCCCAGCGGATAAGGCACCCGCAACGAGATCATTCGGCCGTCCTTGAGCGCGACCAGGCCGTCCATCAGGTTGGCGGTGGATATCGGCACATCCTCACCCAGCCCGAACGTGTTGTGCTGGTCAACCCAGGTGTAGTAGCTCGACTCGGCACTGTTCTCGCCGATGCCCTGGAAGCCCGGACCAGGGTACTGATGGAACGACCAGCCCTCAGGGCAGTGATCGCCGGTCGCCTGTGGTCCGTTAAGCGGGCCTTTGCACTTGCGGCGGTCGAAGCTCGCCAGGTGACCGCTCGAAAGTGAAGCCCACACCACCCCTTGCCGGTCGATGTCGGCGCCCCGGATGCCGAAGCCGGGCCGCGGTACGTGGTAGATTTCTGCCAGCGCGGTCTGAGGGGGATTGGGCCCGGGATTGAGGCGGACCACTGCCGGTGTCCCGCTGAACACTCCCACCGAGCCCCAGATGGAGCCATCCAGCGGGCTTGGGCTCACTGCATAGAAGCCTCCAGTAATACGCTTATCCTTCGTCGGGTTGAGCGGCTGGTCCGGCTCGACATGCTCGTCCCGTTGGCCGTTGCCATTCGTGTCGAGAACCAACGCCGTCCAGCCTTGAGCCTTGGCCGCGTCGCCGGTCTCGTCGAAGACCCTGGTGTTAACCCAGCCGATCACCGGACCGCCGCCGCTGGTCCACAAGGTGTCGTTCGCGTCATAACCGAACTGCAGGTGATGGGTGCCAAAGCAGGTATCGATGAAGGTGTACTGCATCGTCTTGGGATCGAGCCGTGTGATGGAACGGCTCGTCCGCTCCAGCGGAAACAGTTTGGCCGAGGGATGGTCGGAGCCCCGCTTGCAGAAGTCTGGGTTGTTGGGTCCGCGCACGGCTGCCGCAAACCACACCCGACCCTGGCGATCAAACATGCCGTTGTGGTTGTTGGCCTTGGTGTCCCAGATCTTTTCCTCACCCCAGTAAGGCGAAGGCGCCAGCACCTTGTCGCTGGCAGCATGGCCGGGCCCGAGCGCCTCCGGCGTGGCCGGATCACGCACCGGCGCCACGAACTCGGTGACGGTGTGCGTCCTTGGATCGAGGATCGGGATTATGTCGGTGGAGTATTCCGCCGAGCCAAACAGCGGGCCATAGGCATTCACGGTTGGATGGCGCCGGTCCGAGGCGATCAGATCGTGCAGGTACTTCTTCTCGGTGAGCCACTCCCAGGTGGTCACCACGATGTTGCGCTCGACACCCTCCGGCCGCTTCGGCTTGGCATGCGGCAGCTCGCCCCGTGCAATGCGGTCCGTCCAGTCGGCGTAGTACTTGAACGGCACCCCGCCGAAGCGGCCGGCGAGCTGGTTGACCATGCTCTCGCCCGACTGGCCCGAGGACACGCGGCGGATCCAGGCTTCCTCGGATGAGCTGAACTCGCCCAATTGCTTCGGGATGGTGCGGGTCGAGTGCTGGCCGAGTTGGTGACAGCCGATACAGCCGATGTTCTTGACCTGCTTGAGCCAGTCGATCCGGGTGATGTTCTCGGGGATGTCACCCTTACCGCCGAACTGGGCCGCCTCCGGGATCTGCAGCATGGAATACCAGTAGATGGCCGGGTAGTATTGCGCCGCCTCCTTGTCACTGGGTGCCGGCACTGCCTGGAGGTCGAGCAGCCTGCCAGGCTCGCCCGTCATCTTGGGTGAGTCGACGAGGCCATAACCGCGCACCCAGACCTGATAGGTGGCTTTGGGAAGATCGGGCAGGACATAGCGACCCTGATCGTCGGTGACCACCGTTCTGGCGAACCTGGTCGGCAGATTGCTTGTCTCGGCAATCACCCAGACCCCAGCTTCCGGTCCGTTGGGCCCCATGACCACGCCGCCAATGTCATCGGCATCGATTGCAACGATGGTTTGGGCGCTCACCGAGCCCGGAGTGGCGACCACAGACCCGAGGATGCCGATCGCAGCAAAGATTGAACAGAGCTCCCGCCGGCGTGCCATCGCTGTCCTCCCTGGCACGGTTCTCATTGTCTGGGCAAGATAGCACGGATTGTTGCAAAGCCCGAGCGTCGAGGCCCGTCTGCGTCCAGTGGAATTCCGGAGGCAGGCGGCGCATCGTTCGTGAGCGTGTGCCCTCCCGCGATCGTTCGCTACGGCTTCTGAAGGCACACGGATCCGCAGCCTCGCAAGATCTGCCCAGATCATGGGCACGAGCCCCACTCGCAACACGGGCGCTCAGTCTTAGAAGTCGACATCAACTCCCTTCTGGTTCCCTGATCCCGCCTTGCCCT from the Microvirga ossetica genome contains:
- a CDS encoding sulfite exporter TauE/SafE family protein → MPKDAIHAPRNLPLAFGAGATIGALGGLIGLGGAEFRLPLLIGMFRFAALEAVILNKATSLVVVAAALPFRAGTVPFGLITAHWPIVLNLLAGSLLGALVGAGWATRLKSETLYKVIAVLLLAIAGVLVFGHDASAGQPLLAGTAQLVAGVAAGFVIGIVASLLGVPGGELLIPTLVLLFGADIKLAGSLSLAVSLPTMLVGFTRYSRDQSFSVLGRNRAFLLVMAAGSVAGAFIGGLLLGVVPDAVLLPALAAILLISAVKVWRHA
- a CDS encoding Bax inhibitor-1/YccA family protein, translated to MQPYEQNQTAYGTGFARTAAQVDQGLRAFMLGVYNNMVLGLAISALVALGINMLATTSDPSQAVARIGGVNLTQFGATLYGSPLMWVVALAPLAFIFFFSFRMDRMSAAAARGTFFAFAAVMGASLSTLLIRYTGASVVQVFFITAAAFGSLSLWGYTTNRSLSGMGSFLIMGLVGLILASIVNIFVASSMLQFGISVIGVLIFAGLTAYDTQKLKEMYLYGNFDSETAAKASVFGALTLYLDFINMFQFLLALVGNRRA
- a CDS encoding carboxypeptidase-like regulatory domain-containing protein; its protein translation is MARRRELCSIFAAIGILGSVVATPGSVSAQTIVAIDADDIGGVVMGPNGPEAGVWVIAETSNLPTRFARTVVTDDQGRYVLPDLPKATYQVWVRGYGLVDSPKMTGEPGRLLDLQAVPAPSDKEAAQYYPAIYWYSMLQIPEAAQFGGKGDIPENITRIDWLKQVKNIGCIGCHQLGQHSTRTIPKQLGEFSSSEEAWIRRVSSGQSGESMVNQLAGRFGGVPFKYYADWTDRIARGELPHAKPKRPEGVERNIVVTTWEWLTEKKYLHDLIASDRRHPTVNAYGPLFGSAEYSTDIIPILDPRTHTVTEFVAPVRDPATPEALGPGHAASDKVLAPSPYWGEEKIWDTKANNHNGMFDRQGRVWFAAAVRGPNNPDFCKRGSDHPSAKLFPLERTSRSITRLDPKTMQYTFIDTCFGTHHLQFGYDANDTLWTSGGGPVIGWVNTRVFDETGDAAKAQGWTALVLDTNGNGQRDEHVEPDQPLNPTKDKRITGGFYAVSPSPLDGSIWGSVGVFSGTPAVVRLNPGPNPPQTALAEIYHVPRPGFGIRGADIDRQGVVWASLSSGHLASFDRRKCKGPLNGPQATGDHCPEGWSFHQYPGPGFQGIGENSAESSYYTWVDQHNTFGLGEDVPISTANLMDGLVALKDGRMISLRVPYPLGFYAKGFDGRIDDPKAGWKGRGLWTTSGDRTPWLREGGKGSKPIAVHFQLRPDPLAK